The Syngnathus scovelli strain Florida chromosome 17, RoL_Ssco_1.2, whole genome shotgun sequence sequence CTTCTTGGTTAGTAGACAAAAGCGgtaaaggggggaaaaagccctcagggaaaaaaaaaaaaacgttgatgaaaatatttttttaaaactccCCACGAGGAATTATGGGACAATGCGTAGATTGTTACGCAACCCGCACATTTTGACACTAATGCGATTCCACTAACAAAGGACTCTATCTGGCTAACTGTAAACACATAAGCTATTTATACTTGACACAAAAAGTTCCTTCCCCTGAGCGCCCACTCAGCTGGTGACGGCGGTGCATTCTGGGTGATGTAGTTTATTCAAACATCACTTGACGGCTTTTTGCCTTAAACAAAAACTACACTTCCCAGGTAGACAAAATTCTCCACGTGGCTCgcttttgtttgcaaacaaactcGGGTTTTCAAGAAGAAACTGCACGAATAAAGTACAAATTGgcaagacataaaaataaaacctttTCCATTTTCGTTGATTGAAAGAGTCTGTTATAACAACGAGGCGTGTGTTTCAGCGGTATGGAAGTAGTGGGAAGTTATAAAAATAAtgatcccattttttttttcaggtaaaGCTGGTAGGAGGAGCCCAGCCTGGCAACAAATAAAAGACGTCATAACTTCCTTAGCTCGTTGCAACATATTTTCTGAGAGTTCCTCTCCAAGTTCTGCGAATTAGTCCGCGATTATGTTTTTAAGCCCCCCACTTAAAATTGTTTTTGCCACCACAACTGACAAAAGCGGCTTCTATAAAACAATGGAAAATTATTGTGCTGGTTGAATAGGAATGCAACTAATGCTGAAAAGGCCTCCGAatcaacccatccatccatccattttctgaaccgcttagtccccacgggggtcgcgggcgtgctggagcctatcccagccgtcatcgggcagtaggcgggggacaccctgaactggttgccagccaatcgcagggcacacagagacagacaaccaatcgcactcacactcacacctagggacaatttggagtgatcaatcggcctaccaagcatgtttttggaatgtgggaggaaaccggagtgcccggagaaaacccacgcgggcccggggagaacatgcaaactccacacagggagggccggaggtggaattgaacccgcaccctcctaactgtgaggcggacgtgctacccagtgcgccaccgagccgcccccgaATCAACCCAACTCTGTTGATTTGGAATACAGAAAATACATATTTAAAATGGGGTGTATGGTGTATATTTTCCCAAATAATGACCTTTCACTTATTGGGAAATGAACTAAAACCCTGTCTGTACAGAATTCAGGCGAGTACTCTTTGCAGCTACAAAAGTTCCAAATTCTATTGTGCCACTTATAACAAATTCTTGTATCGTGGTCAGATAATCCGATTTCCATTTACAAATGGCAGAGGTATTTTGATTACCTATCCGGATAACAAAGACAAACAAGATTTTGGACAGCTGCCTAGGCCCTGGGGGCTCTTTAAATTCTTTTATCAGTGTCCATTTGCAATATGTGAAAGAAGACGGTGTCCCTCTGCTGTTCAGTTGTTGCACAAGCTACATATTATTGAGGCATATTATTGTACACCTTGTCAGCCAATCATATGGCACATATTACAAAACTATTGCTGTGGCTGAAGATCAAGATACAAGTTATTAACTAGACTAAAACATCCACAGTACTACTTTATGAAAATATGTTGACAAACAAGGACACACAGAAACTAATAGAGCAAAAGCTTGCAGCCCATGCTAGGAATCATTTGTTTGAAGACAGAGCAAAGAGCGTTGGTGGGTCAAATGTGTTGCCCAAGAAACAATGGTTGCTTGTGctgcactttttgttttttttacaggaaTACTCATCcacaaaaattgtgttttgaaaattcattttaGATGTAATACGATGTGGTCATGCAATGTGCAATAGCATgtcgttttatttttatttgtttattttttttaattttgggaACTGCCGGTAATGTGGTTAGCATTCCTGACTCAATAAAACATACTCAAAGGTATCCAAACGTGCAAAATAAACTCCTGCAAAAATATCACCAATATGTGAGTTGATATAAACATATGCGTCATTTTAAACTCCAGAAAAGTGAATGAAAAGGAACAAATAACATCCTGTAGCTCGCGTCTACTCCCCTTGACGTGACACAGATGGAACCATGACGTCACTGTTGAAGCAAGCCTGCACATGCGCAGTTCGTGTCAACTCAGCAGCTAGCTTAGCAATGGCTGGTGGAGTAGGGAGGAAAAAGCCCCCCGGCTCCACGTCTCCTGTGTGGAGGACGCTTCAAACGCTTTGGCAGGAAAAACATTTAGTCCTCTTCAAGACCGAATATACCTTCTTAGTGGTGTCCGTCTTGTGGTTCTTAGAAATCGGGATTAATGTGTGGGTCATTCAGAAAGTGGCATGTAAGTAGCTCGGGGCTAGGTAGCATGCTATGGCACAGTACCCTCTTAACGGACGTACCTGAATGCTACAAGGCTAGCCTTAGCACGAACGCGTAGATAACCACCTGTCAAATGGAATTTATAGCCGACGCATGGCATACTATTACTAGCTTGTCAACTTAAAACTtggataaactttttttttaactgccaaAAATGCCTCAACTATCGCCGTTTAGAAAGTGTATTTATTTACAGTCCAGTAGTGTTTCCCAACTTTTATTGACCCCAAGGCACAttgaaaaatttgaaaataactgacttttcaaactttttacaccaagtatccccctctccccccccagaaaaaacaaattcaacattAACACTGCGCTAAAAACCTGCTTGAATAattacacaaacacatttttacattttttcaaaTCTTGAGATTTTTAGGTTCAGCAGCAAGTGCAATTTTTCCTGAAACGTAATAGCAATACATATACACAACAACAAATActcatcacttcactggtttcttttatatcaaacaaattgttttaggttattcacctgacatgtttcggcggtttcttccgccttcatcagatgaagacaatttgtttgatataaaagaaaccagtgaagtgattaaataaggaaaaacaaaatgaacttagtacaattaacaAATACTCATGCATATTTAATTAAGTGGTTTTAAGTAACACTAGAGGAAGCACTTTGAGAATCAATGAACTACTCTAATGTTAAGTTTCCAAGCACACTACCAGACAAAACTCTCTCAAGAAATATGGATACATAAGATGCAAGCACATCATATAGATGGAAAAAGTTATttgtgtaaataattttggaCAGTGATGGTTGTGAAATGTAATGCACGCAGAATGCTTTTTGGGACGTGACAAGGACAGTATTTTGCTTAAAAAGTCAAATTGCTGTTTTGCAGACACTGAAATAGACTGGAAGGCTTACATGGATGAAGTGGAGGGAGTCATCAATGGCACCTATGACTACACCGAGCTTAAAGGAGACACCGGCCCCTTAGTGTAAGTCCTACCGGGCTGCTTCGAGTGATCCGCACAGAATTGAAGTCGTGCTTTATTGTTGTTGCAGGTACCCGGCCGGCTTTGTGTACATCTTCACAGTTCTTTACTACATCACCGGCTCTGGGGCGAACATCCGCCTGGGCCAATATGTTTTTGCTGTGTTCTACCTCATCACGCTGCTTCTGGTTTTCAGAATATACTGCCGTACCAAAAAGGTACTGAGTATTTTGGACTTGAATTTCATTATTGGCCAAAATGTTTCTTAATTTCAATTCTCATCTTGTCCCAGGTTCCTCCCTATGTGTTCTTCTTCATGTGCTGCGCCTCCTATCGGATCCACTCCATCTTCGTGCTGCGTTTGTTCAACGATCCGGTGGCCATGATGCTGCTGTTTGCGGCTGTGAACCTTTTCATCGATGGACGCTGGTCTCTGGGCTGTGGCATTTACAGGCAAGTCAAAGCTAATTCCATGCATTTCCTTGTATGTTGCCAACTTGTGAAATGAGGGCTGTTTTTAATTTACAGGCCAGTCTTCCTCTCTTTCTGACAGTTTAGCAGTGTCTGTGAAAATGAACGTGCTCCTGTTTGCCCCGGGACTACTTTTCCTCCTGCTGTCTGAGTTTGGTTTAATCGGGACAATCCCAAAACTTGGTCTATGTGCAGCCATACAGGTAAATAATGTACATTGCTGCtcataattgcattttctcaagGGGATTTCTAACAAGTGCTATTTTACAGCTTTTGTTGGGTCTGCCTTTCCTCCTGGAGAATCCCGTCGGCTACTTGACTCGAGCTTTCGACTTGGGGCGTCAGTTTATGTTCAAGTGGACCGTCAACTGGCGCTTCCTGCCCGAGTGGCTCTTTTTGAACCGTTCCTTCCACTTCCTCCTACTGGCCGCTCACCTGCTGAGCCTGTTGCTTTTTGCCCTCCGTCGCTGGAAGAGGT is a genomic window containing:
- the alg3 gene encoding dol-P-Man:Man(5)GlcNAc(2)-PP-Dol alpha-1,3-mannosyltransferase, with amino-acid sequence MAGGVGRKKPPGSTSPVWRTLQTLWQEKHLVLFKTEYTFLVVSVLWFLEIGINVWVIQKVAYTEIDWKAYMDEVEGVINGTYDYTELKGDTGPLVYPAGFVYIFTVLYYITGSGANIRLGQYVFAVFYLITLLLVFRIYCRTKKVPPYVFFFMCCASYRIHSIFVLRLFNDPVAMMLLFAAVNLFIDGRWSLGCGIYSLAVSVKMNVLLFAPGLLFLLLSEFGLIGTIPKLGLCAAIQLLLGLPFLLENPVGYLTRAFDLGRQFMFKWTVNWRFLPEWLFLNRSFHFLLLAAHLLSLLLFALRRWKRSGESPLELLKKPGKRKVPAQKNTVNQIVLILFTSNFIGMCFSRSLHYQFYVWYFHTLPFLLWSGGVKKMAHLLRVLILGLVELSWNTYPSTCSSSIALHVCHVVILLCLWLAPPALPSAPTRTHAKGPTKDKCQ